A stretch of the Bacillota bacterium genome encodes the following:
- a CDS encoding bifunctional riboflavin kinase/FAD synthetase, translating into MKVVQDPQEIGKSYENVMVALGNFDGVHLGHQRLIRDMIQEARQAKGAAVVVTFHPHPLKVLQPDKAPRLLTTLERKIELIRGLEADVLLLVPFTLELARLSPHTFVQDILYDRLQVRKVFVGFNFNFGYRGAGNPELLRTMGGQLGFDVEVLPPITVEGTIVSSTEIRQALELGDILRARTFLGYWPIVEGKVISGDQRGRQIGFPTANVAIDQELMLPGRGVYVAKVKVRGKWYVGVVNIGTKPTFTNLEVWTIEAHLLDFCQTIYGERIELHLLQKLRDECKFNSVNDLVEQIKLDIAEARVLTNTAMFNRAQSR; encoded by the coding sequence ATGAAAGTGGTTCAAGACCCACAAGAGATTGGGAAAAGTTACGAAAATGTAATGGTCGCTTTGGGCAACTTTGACGGAGTGCACCTGGGTCATCAGCGACTGATTAGAGACATGATCCAGGAAGCCCGCCAGGCTAAAGGTGCGGCAGTAGTCGTAACGTTTCATCCTCATCCCTTGAAGGTCTTACAGCCAGACAAAGCCCCCAGGTTACTCACAACCCTCGAAAGAAAAATTGAACTGATTCGTGGGTTAGAAGCCGATGTCCTGCTCCTGGTTCCTTTTACCCTAGAATTGGCCAGGCTTTCACCCCACACTTTTGTTCAGGATATTTTATACGATCGGCTTCAGGTTAGAAAGGTGTTTGTCGGTTTTAACTTTAATTTTGGCTATCGCGGGGCCGGTAACCCCGAGCTTTTACGAACGATGGGTGGACAACTCGGGTTTGACGTGGAAGTACTTCCGCCAATCACGGTCGAAGGGACAATTGTCAGCAGTACGGAAATTCGTCAGGCCCTGGAACTAGGAGATATTTTAAGAGCGCGTACATTTTTAGGATATTGGCCGATCGTGGAAGGTAAGGTGATTTCAGGTGACCAGCGGGGCCGGCAAATAGGGTTCCCGACCGCGAATGTGGCGATCGATCAGGAACTAATGCTACCCGGACGGGGTGTCTATGTTGCCAAGGTAAAGGTACGTGGAAAATGGTACGTCGGAGTAGTGAATATCGGAACCAAGCCGACATTCACCAATCTTGAAGTGTGGACGATCGAGGCCCATCTTCTGGACTTCTGCCAGACAATCTATGGAGAACGGATTGAGCTTCACCTGCTCCAAAAACTTCGCGATGAATGCAAATTTAACAGTGTAAATGACTTGGTCGAACAGATAAAGTTGGATATTGCTGAGGCCAGGGTGCTTACAAATACTGCTATGTTTAACCGGGCCCAGTCTAGATAG
- the rpsO gene encoding 30S ribosomal protein S15 has translation MALAKEQKQLIINQFKIHENDTGSPEVQIAILTERINSLTEHLKIHKKDHHSRRGLLKMVGQRRALLNYLKDNDVDRYRAIVERLGLRR, from the coding sequence GTGGCTCTGGCGAAGGAACAAAAACAATTGATCATTAACCAGTTCAAAATTCACGAGAACGATACTGGCTCTCCCGAAGTGCAGATCGCTATTTTGACTGAACGGATCAACAGTTTAACCGAGCATCTGAAAATTCACAAAAAGGATCACCATTCCAGACGGGGCCTGCTCAAAATGGTTGGTCAGCGACGCGCACTGTTGAACTATCTTAAAGATAATGATGTTGACCGTTACCGGGCAATCGTTGAACGGCTAGGTCTGCGTCGTTAA
- a CDS encoding polyribonucleotide nucleotidyltransferase: MHTFSTTLGGRPLIIESGKMAKQANGSVLVRYGDTVVLVTATASAEPREGIDFFPLTVDYEERLYAVGKIPGGFIKREGRPSEAAILSARLIDRPLRPLFPKGFRNDVHIVATVMSVDQDNAPDITAMIGASAALMVSDIPFQGPIGAVVVGRVDGEFVINPTRVQLEKTEMYVTVAGTKDAVMMVEAGANEVPEDVILEGIMYGHEAIKGLVDFQEEIRQAIGKPKREVPLYQIDPEIEMAVREYATDKLNSVIRTADKLLREELIQGVKTETLEHFSETYPDQQKQIKDVLEKIIKEIVRRMITIERIRPDGRQLDEIRPISVEVGVLPRTHGSGLFTRGQTQVLTVCTLGAVGDEQILDGLGIEESKRYMHHYNMPPYSVGEARPMRGPGRREIGHGALAERALEPMIPNEAEFPYTIRLVSEVLESNGSTSMGSVCGSTLALMDAGVPIKAPVAGIAMGLVKEGDEFAVLSDIQGIEDALGDMDFKVAGTKKGVTALQMDIKIAGVNRAILEKALAQARAGRLFIMDKMLAVIDRPRPDLSPYAPRIITATIDPDKIRDVIGPGGKTIKKIIDETGVSIDIEDDGRVFIAAIDAEAGKEALRIIEALTQEVEVGRTYLGKVVRLMDFGAFVEIIPGVLGMPGKEGLLHISQLAEERVARVRGVVSEGDEILVKVTDIDKQGRINLSRKEVLRSQRKLREKEKN; this comes from the coding sequence ATGCACACTTTTTCCACAACCCTGGGCGGTCGTCCACTGATTATCGAGTCAGGTAAGATGGCTAAGCAAGCAAATGGGTCAGTCCTGGTCAGATATGGGGATACCGTGGTTTTGGTTACGGCTACGGCTTCAGCCGAACCGCGGGAAGGGATAGATTTTTTCCCGCTCACCGTGGATTATGAAGAGAGGTTGTACGCAGTGGGTAAGATCCCAGGTGGCTTTATCAAGCGCGAAGGACGGCCAAGTGAAGCAGCGATTCTTTCTGCCCGGTTGATCGACCGGCCACTCCGCCCACTATTTCCGAAAGGTTTTCGCAATGATGTTCATATCGTGGCGACAGTGATGTCTGTCGACCAGGATAATGCACCGGACATAACGGCCATGATCGGGGCTTCTGCTGCCTTGATGGTCTCAGACATCCCGTTTCAGGGGCCGATCGGGGCAGTGGTGGTTGGTCGTGTTGACGGGGAGTTTGTCATCAACCCCACCAGGGTACAACTCGAAAAAACAGAGATGTATGTAACTGTAGCGGGAACGAAAGATGCCGTCATGATGGTCGAAGCCGGCGCTAATGAAGTGCCGGAGGATGTAATTCTGGAAGGGATCATGTATGGACATGAAGCAATCAAGGGGTTGGTTGATTTCCAGGAGGAGATCCGTCAAGCGATCGGGAAGCCGAAGCGAGAGGTTCCCTTGTACCAAATTGATCCCGAAATTGAGATGGCGGTTCGCGAGTATGCCACTGACAAGCTCAATTCCGTTATCCGCACAGCCGACAAGCTCTTGCGAGAGGAGCTAATTCAGGGAGTTAAGACGGAAACGCTCGAACATTTTTCAGAAACTTATCCTGACCAGCAAAAGCAGATTAAAGATGTGCTGGAAAAAATCATAAAGGAAATAGTGCGCCGCATGATCACGATCGAGCGAATCAGACCGGATGGTCGCCAACTGGACGAAATTCGACCGATCTCAGTAGAAGTGGGGGTTTTACCACGCACCCACGGTTCCGGTCTTTTTACCCGTGGTCAAACCCAAGTGCTTACGGTCTGTACACTCGGGGCTGTTGGCGACGAACAGATTCTCGATGGATTGGGCATTGAGGAATCAAAACGTTATATGCACCATTACAACATGCCTCCGTACAGTGTCGGGGAGGCCAGACCAATGCGGGGGCCAGGCCGACGGGAAATCGGACACGGCGCCTTAGCGGAGCGGGCCTTAGAGCCGATGATTCCCAACGAAGCCGAGTTTCCGTACACCATCCGGCTGGTTTCCGAGGTACTGGAGTCAAATGGTTCGACTTCCATGGGCAGCGTCTGCGGCAGCACTCTGGCCCTGATGGATGCGGGTGTTCCCATCAAGGCCCCAGTAGCGGGGATTGCGATGGGGCTGGTTAAGGAGGGCGACGAGTTTGCTGTCCTGAGTGATATCCAGGGGATCGAAGACGCGCTGGGAGATATGGACTTTAAAGTTGCTGGTACGAAAAAAGGAGTTACCGCTCTACAGATGGATATTAAGATCGCGGGGGTTAATCGAGCTATTTTGGAAAAGGCCTTGGCCCAAGCTCGAGCTGGCCGGTTGTTCATAATGGACAAGATGCTGGCGGTTATTGATCGACCGCGTCCTGATTTGTCACCTTACGCGCCGCGAATTATCACGGCGACAATCGATCCAGACAAAATTCGTGATGTCATTGGTCCCGGTGGCAAGACCATCAAAAAGATTATTGATGAAACCGGGGTCAGTATTGATATTGAGGATGATGGTCGTGTCTTTATTGCGGCGATTGACGCGGAAGCAGGTAAGGAAGCCTTGCGGATCATTGAAGCATTAACCCAGGAAGTCGAAGTTGGACGGACTTACCTGGGCAAAGTGGTTCGGCTCATGGATTTCGGGGCCTTTGTCGAAATTATCCCGGGAGTTCTGGGAATGCCTGGCAAGGAAGGGCTGTTGCACATCTCCCAATTGGCTGAGGAGCGGGTAGCTCGAGTCCGCGGCGTGGTCAGTGAGGGCGATGAAATCCTGGTGAAGGTAACTGATATTGACAAACAGGGGCGAATCAATCTATCGCGAAAGGAAGTTTTGCGCAGCCAGCGAAAACTTAGGGAAAAAGAAAAGAATTGA
- a CDS encoding polysaccharide deacetylase family protein yields MIIGIALEVVYQSWRDQATLSVTNPNGPIRRGNTGQRVVALTCNVDWGEEYLPALLEILASQQVKVTFFISGRWAERNPELTKQIAAGGHEIGNHGYSHPHPNNLSREQLIREIQRTHDTLTRITGQPVKLFAPPYGECSPKVVNTTASLGYRVVLWSLDTIDWQKPVPSVIVQRVVPRIHNDAIILMHPTFPTVKALPQIIDQLRKQGYEFKTVSEISSFLS; encoded by the coding sequence ATGATAATTGGTATCGCCCTAGAGGTAGTCTACCAGAGTTGGCGCGATCAGGCTACCTTATCAGTCACAAACCCCAACGGACCAATTCGCCGGGGAAATACCGGGCAAAGGGTGGTCGCTTTGACCTGCAATGTTGATTGGGGTGAGGAATATTTACCAGCTCTTTTGGAGATTCTGGCGAGCCAACAAGTCAAGGTCACCTTTTTTATTAGTGGGCGGTGGGCTGAGAGAAATCCTGAACTGACCAAGCAGATCGCCGCTGGTGGTCATGAGATCGGCAACCATGGATACTCCCACCCTCACCCGAATAATCTTTCCCGCGAACAATTAATACGAGAGATTCAAAGAACTCATGATACTTTAACCCGGATTACTGGTCAGCCAGTGAAGCTGTTTGCTCCTCCATACGGTGAATGTAGCCCGAAGGTAGTCAACACCACGGCTTCTCTTGGCTACCGGGTAGTCCTCTGGAGTTTAGATACCATCGATTGGCAAAAACCAGTTCCTTCAGTGATTGTTCAGCGCGTGGTACCGCGAATCCATAATGACGCGATCATCTTGATGCATCCAACCTTCCCAACGGTTAAAGCTTTACCCCAGATTATCGACCAGCTCCGAAAGCAGGGCTATGAGTTTAAAACTGTTTCAGAAATCAGTTCTTTTCTATCCTGA
- a CDS encoding insulinase family protein, translating into MLDYRKEILPNGVRIVTEEIPYIRSVAIGIWVGVGSRDEDEHNNGVSHFIEHLLFKGTKNRTAKQIAEALEAVGGQLNAFTTKEYTCYYARALDEHFDLAVDILSDIFFNSLFDPKVIDTERNVILEEIHMYEDSPDELIHDLFAQVIWQGHPLGRPILGTMATVSSLTHADIINYFQKHYVPEDVVIAVAGRVEHAAVMDKLGPVFGAWERERVPKNAEAPVARATTVMSEKKTEQIQICLGTPGVAQTDDRLYILHVLNNVLGGGVSSRLFQEIREERGLAYSVYSYHSAYRDSGLFSIYAGTSPNNMEMVLELIMEEISKIKREGITQAEIERTKNQIKGNLYLGLENVNSRMSRLGKSELCYGRIISPDEVIAKIEKVTADDLINLAREMFNVNKFALATIGPKRETPADMGFWLNKAGL; encoded by the coding sequence ATGCTGGACTACCGAAAAGAGATTCTTCCTAATGGAGTAAGAATAGTCACCGAGGAGATTCCGTACATACGTTCAGTCGCGATAGGAATATGGGTTGGTGTTGGTTCACGGGACGAAGACGAACACAACAACGGAGTCTCTCATTTTATCGAACACCTCTTATTTAAGGGAACAAAAAACCGAACAGCCAAGCAAATCGCGGAAGCCTTGGAGGCGGTAGGGGGACAGCTCAACGCTTTTACAACTAAAGAATATACCTGTTACTATGCTCGTGCTTTGGATGAACATTTTGATCTTGCGGTAGACATACTTTCAGATATATTTTTTAATTCTCTGTTCGATCCCAAGGTAATCGATACCGAGCGCAATGTCATCCTGGAAGAGATCCATATGTATGAGGACTCTCCCGATGAGCTCATTCATGACCTCTTTGCCCAGGTGATTTGGCAAGGACATCCACTGGGACGGCCGATCCTGGGTACCATGGCTACGGTTAGTAGCTTGACCCATGCTGATATTATAAATTATTTCCAAAAACATTATGTCCCTGAGGATGTAGTCATCGCTGTGGCTGGCCGAGTAGAACATGCTGCGGTTATGGATAAGTTGGGTCCGGTATTTGGGGCATGGGAAAGGGAACGTGTTCCCAAAAACGCTGAAGCACCGGTAGCCCGGGCGACAACAGTGATGAGTGAAAAGAAGACGGAGCAGATCCAGATTTGTTTGGGTACACCCGGGGTGGCGCAGACTGATGACCGCCTGTATATCCTGCATGTGTTGAACAACGTTTTAGGGGGAGGAGTAAGTTCTCGTTTATTTCAGGAGATTAGAGAAGAACGCGGACTGGCTTACTCTGTGTATTCTTATCACTCGGCTTATCGGGACAGTGGTTTATTTAGCATTTACGCCGGGACAAGCCCAAATAATATGGAAATGGTGCTTGAACTAATCATGGAAGAAATAAGCAAAATCAAGCGGGAAGGGATTACTCAGGCAGAAATAGAACGGACAAAAAACCAGATTAAGGGTAATCTGTATCTTGGTCTGGAGAATGTAAACAGTCGAATGAGCCGCCTGGGCAAGTCTGAACTGTGTTACGGGCGGATCATTTCGCCGGATGAGGTGATCGCCAAGATCGAGAAAGTGACTGCCGATGATCTGATCAATTTAGCCCGGGAGATGTTTAACGTGAACAAGTTTGCTCTAGCGACGATCGGTCCAAAACGTGAGACACCGGCTGATATGGGCTTTTGGTTAAACAAGGCTGGGTTATAA
- the dut gene encoding dUTP diphosphatase: protein MTVKVKKLSPRVGSEFELPCYATPGSAGMDLCACLDQPVIIRSGKRAVIPTGLAFQLPEQVVGLIFSRSGHGRHHGVKLGNSVGVLDSDYIGEVQVVLENGGEEDFTVKPGDRIAQIVFMPVFSAQLLVVDELNQTERGAGGFGSTGVVGKKKSP, encoded by the coding sequence ATAACGGTAAAAGTGAAAAAACTGTCTCCCCGGGTGGGGAGTGAATTTGAACTACCCTGCTATGCGACACCTGGTTCGGCAGGTATGGATTTATGCGCCTGCCTGGACCAGCCAGTGATTATCAGATCGGGAAAGAGGGCGGTTATTCCCACGGGGTTAGCCTTCCAACTGCCTGAACAGGTTGTCGGGCTGATTTTTTCCCGGAGTGGACACGGTCGCCATCATGGAGTTAAGCTGGGTAACAGTGTTGGGGTTTTAGACTCGGACTATATTGGCGAGGTTCAAGTTGTATTAGAGAATGGCGGCGAAGAAGATTTTACGGTTAAACCGGGGGATCGCATCGCCCAGATTGTGTTTATGCCGGTGTTTTCCGCCCAGCTCCTGGTGGTGGATGAATTGAATCAGACTGAACGGGGAGCCGGCGGGTTTGGCTCTACCGGTGTTGTTGGCAAAAAGAAATCGCCTTAA
- a CDS encoding YlmC/YmxH family sporulation protein — MRLSELVGKEIVNIYDGVRLGVVGDSDLMIDPETGQIQSIILPNRTNFVNFWVDRQHLVIPWEAVRKIGTEVIIVDLDHTHVRLRRYLG, encoded by the coding sequence ATGCGGCTGAGCGAACTCGTTGGCAAGGAGATTGTCAATATCTATGATGGAGTCCGACTGGGGGTTGTGGGTGATTCCGACCTGATGATTGATCCCGAAACCGGCCAAATCCAGTCAATCATTTTGCCGAACCGCACTAATTTCGTTAACTTTTGGGTTGACCGGCAGCACCTGGTGATCCCCTGGGAAGCGGTCCGCAAGATTGGCACGGAAGTGATCATTGTGGACCTTGATCATACACACGTCCGTTTGCGGCGATATTTGGGGTAA
- a CDS encoding 4-hydroxy-tetrahydrodipicolinate reductase yields the protein MTEQIRVVVTGAYGKMGREVVKSVVGDPTLKLVGAVDVKGKGTDAGYLAGIDPVGVAISTDLEGLLNEVQAEVLIDFTNPQAVLRNIQIALNKKVCPVVGTTGMTEDDRQAVAKLAEEVGVGVVIAPNFALGAVLMMRFAKEAARYFPHVEIIELHHDQKVDAPSGTALRTAELISEERKPHHQGAINEYEKIKGVRGGNFEGMRIHSIRLPGLVAHQEVILGGNGQTLSIRHDSIHRESFMPGVLLAVHKVQQVKGVIYGLENLLDL from the coding sequence ATGACCGAACAAATTCGGGTTGTGGTTACGGGGGCATATGGCAAAATGGGTCGAGAAGTTGTAAAATCAGTGGTTGGTGACCCAACCCTAAAATTAGTTGGCGCTGTTGATGTTAAGGGTAAAGGAACTGATGCCGGTTATCTTGCGGGAATTGATCCGGTTGGTGTGGCGATTTCTACTGACCTGGAAGGGTTGTTAAACGAGGTGCAGGCTGAAGTTTTGATTGATTTTACCAATCCCCAGGCGGTGCTGCGTAACATTCAAATCGCCTTGAATAAAAAAGTCTGCCCGGTTGTGGGAACGACAGGAATGACAGAAGATGATCGTCAAGCAGTAGCCAAGCTGGCCGAAGAAGTTGGCGTGGGAGTGGTGATCGCGCCTAATTTTGCCTTGGGAGCAGTCTTAATGATGCGTTTTGCCAAGGAAGCGGCTCGCTATTTTCCCCATGTGGAGATCATTGAATTACATCACGATCAAAAAGTGGACGCCCCATCGGGAACTGCCCTACGTACCGCTGAACTAATTTCGGAAGAGCGAAAACCGCATCATCAGGGGGCGATCAACGAGTATGAGAAAATAAAAGGAGTCCGGGGTGGCAACTTTGAGGGCATGAGGATTCACAGTATTCGCCTGCCTGGACTGGTGGCCCATCAGGAGGTCATCCTAGGGGGGAATGGACAGACTCTGTCTATTCGCCACGATTCTATCCATCGGGAATCTTTTATGCCCGGTGTTCTGCTGGCTGTGCATAAAGTTCAACAGGTCAAAGGAGTCATTTATGGTCTGGAAAATTTATTGGATTTATAA
- the dpsA gene encoding dipicolinate synthase subunit DpsA, with the protein MSANLTGLKIAVLGGDDRELVLIPELMKLGALVSVAGFPPRPELANARLIETVEAAIHGVDAIILPMPGIDASGNIRAVYATRKLALTEEIVRQIPADTPIIIGVARPILREWANKYRLHLIEIAEMDEVAILNSVPSAEGAIQIAMEELPITIHSSQAFVLGFGRTGKTLARMLQGIGAHTTVVARKKADLARIWEMGFRGLTFTELTQYIQEAEIIFNTVPAMVLDEEILRKVNREALIVDLASTPGGTDFLAAERLGIKAILAPGLPGKVAPKTAGLILARVIPPLIVREVARAQKRLLFS; encoded by the coding sequence ATGAGTGCAAATTTAACCGGTCTTAAAATAGCAGTATTGGGTGGAGACGACCGTGAACTGGTCTTAATCCCGGAATTGATGAAACTGGGAGCACTGGTTTCGGTAGCAGGTTTCCCTCCCAGGCCAGAACTTGCTAACGCTAGACTAATCGAAACGGTTGAGGCAGCTATTCATGGAGTAGATGCAATCATCCTTCCGATGCCAGGAATAGATGCAAGCGGCAATATTCGTGCTGTCTACGCGACTCGTAAGCTGGCGTTAACGGAGGAAATTGTCAGACAAATTCCAGCCGATACCCCAATCATTATCGGAGTGGCGCGGCCAATTTTACGCGAATGGGCAAACAAGTATCGTTTGCACCTGATTGAAATCGCTGAAATGGACGAAGTCGCGATCTTAAATTCTGTTCCTTCGGCGGAAGGGGCGATTCAGATTGCGATGGAAGAACTGCCGATCACCATCCATAGTAGTCAGGCGTTTGTGTTGGGCTTTGGACGAACCGGTAAAACTCTGGCCCGAATGCTGCAAGGGATCGGGGCACACACGACGGTTGTGGCTCGAAAAAAGGCCGATTTAGCGCGGATTTGGGAGATGGGATTTCGCGGCTTAACTTTTACCGAGCTAACTCAGTATATCCAAGAGGCAGAGATTATCTTCAACACGGTGCCGGCCATGGTACTTGATGAAGAGATTCTCCGAAAGGTTAACCGTGAGGCCTTAATCGTTGACCTGGCTTCCACCCCCGGGGGAACAGATTTCCTAGCCGCAGAGCGGTTGGGAATTAAGGCGATTCTGGCGCCAGGGCTACCTGGAAAAGTAGCACCCAAAACGGCTGGGCTGATCCTGGCCCGAGTCATTCCACCACTCATTGTCCGCGAAGTTGCCAGGGCACAAAAGCGTTTGCTTTTTAGTTGA
- a CDS encoding dipicolinate synthase subunit B: MRLAGVKIGFVMTGSHCTIPEVLPEVEKLITEGAEIIPIFSYTVNCTDTRFGKAEQWRKWFEGISGRQVIASIVDAEPIGPQKLLDLIVVAPCTGTTLAKLANGIIDTPALMAIKAHLRNQRPVVIAISTNDGLGLNARNLGILMNLKNIYFVPFGQDNPQEKANSLVAHMDLIVETTILALQGKQIQPILISPKVHQNSCAN; encoded by the coding sequence ATGCGTTTGGCAGGGGTTAAAATTGGCTTTGTTATGACCGGCTCGCACTGTACAATCCCTGAGGTCTTGCCGGAGGTAGAAAAACTTATCACCGAGGGAGCAGAAATAATCCCGATTTTTTCCTATACAGTTAACTGTACTGATACCCGTTTTGGAAAAGCTGAACAGTGGCGAAAGTGGTTTGAAGGGATAAGTGGTCGTCAAGTGATCGCCTCAATTGTTGATGCCGAGCCGATTGGACCACAAAAGCTGTTGGATTTAATCGTGGTGGCGCCCTGTACTGGCACTACCCTGGCCAAGTTAGCTAATGGGATTATTGATACCCCAGCTTTGATGGCTATTAAGGCCCATCTGCGTAACCAGCGGCCAGTGGTAATTGCGATCTCGACAAATGATGGATTGGGGCTCAACGCTAGAAATTTAGGAATATTAATGAACCTGAAGAATATCTACTTTGTCCCCTTTGGGCAGGATAATCCCCAAGAAAAGGCCAATTCCCTTGTGGCCCACATGGATCTAATCGTGGAGACAACGATCCTGGCTCTACAGGGTAAGCAGATTCAACCTATCCTAATCAGCCCAAAAGTGCACCAGAATAGTTGTGCCAATTAG
- a CDS encoding aspartate-semialdehyde dehydrogenase: protein MKKYNVAVVGATGAVGQEMLKVLAERNFPVGEVKMLADPREEGTKITFKGQEYTVFGAEPESFNNVQIALFAAGEVVKELAPAAVKKGAVVIDNSSTFRLDPAVPLVVPEVNPEDVRQHQGIIANPNCSTIIMVVALKPIHDAAGIKRVVVSTYQAVSGAGKAGIEELKLQTPKVLAGEPIQPDVFQYQIAFNLIPHIDIFVEKDYTKEEMKMVYETRKIMHEPDMAITATTVRVPVFRSHSESVNIETEKKITAEEAREILCRAPGVIVLDNPAKKEYPMPIITSDTDEVYVGRIREDISIDKGLNLWVVADQIRKGAATNAVQIAEILVKENLL from the coding sequence ATGAAAAAATATAACGTGGCGGTAGTTGGGGCGACCGGTGCTGTCGGGCAGGAAATGCTGAAGGTACTGGCGGAGCGAAATTTCCCAGTAGGAGAGGTTAAGATGCTGGCCGACCCCCGAGAAGAGGGCACTAAAATTACCTTCAAGGGTCAGGAATATACCGTTTTTGGTGCAGAGCCAGAATCTTTTAATAATGTGCAAATCGCTTTGTTTGCCGCGGGAGAAGTAGTCAAAGAATTAGCCCCGGCAGCAGTAAAAAAAGGTGCGGTTGTAATCGACAATAGTAGTACTTTTCGACTTGATCCCGCTGTTCCACTGGTGGTGCCGGAGGTTAATCCAGAAGACGTTCGACAGCACCAGGGGATTATTGCCAACCCAAACTGCTCAACCATCATTATGGTTGTTGCTCTCAAGCCAATTCATGATGCAGCTGGGATTAAACGGGTGGTTGTTTCAACCTACCAGGCAGTATCAGGAGCGGGAAAAGCTGGCATTGAAGAACTAAAACTGCAAACCCCAAAAGTTTTGGCCGGCGAGCCGATTCAGCCGGATGTTTTCCAGTATCAGATTGCATTTAATTTAATCCCCCATATTGATATTTTCGTGGAAAAAGATTACACCAAAGAAGAAATGAAGATGGTTTATGAAACCCGGAAGATTATGCATGAACCCGATATGGCCATTACTGCGACCACGGTGCGGGTGCCGGTCTTCCGCAGCCATTCTGAATCGGTAAACATCGAAACCGAAAAGAAAATTACTGCTGAGGAAGCACGCGAGATCCTGTGCCGGGCTCCAGGAGTGATTGTTTTAGATAACCCGGCAAAAAAAGAATATCCGATGCCGATCATTACTTCAGATACCGACGAAGTTTATGTTGGACGCATTAGAGAAGATATATCGATCGATAAAGGTTTAAACCTCTGGGTCGTGGCCGATCAAATTCGCAAGGGGGCGGCCACCAATGCGGTCCAGATTGCAGAAATACTGGTGAAGGAGAACTTGCTCTAA
- the dapG gene encoding aspartate kinase codes for MRIIVQKFGGSSVASPAQRQQVVKKIISAVQEGYSPVVVVSAMGRKGDPYATDTFIGLVKEITSDYPAREMDILMSCGEIISAAVMVATLRKMGYESCLLTGRDAGIITDKNFGDARIIKVLPQRIFELLQEKKIVVVTGFQGVTEDGDITTLGRGGSDTTACALGVALDAEVIDIYTDVEGIMTADPRIVEDAKLLDTVTYNEICQLAHQGAKVIHPRAVEIAMQKNIPVRVRSTFSDHPGTLVSNLGGGNELGTDIRNDRLVTGITQIPNITQIRILTREVSEPAGLELKIFKAMALAGISVDFINVTPEAVLFTVKEEQAEKAVQILQNMNFIPQVRHGCAKVSVVGAGMAGIPGVMAAIVEALTREGIQILQSSDSHTTIWCLVEREDMERAVRALHQQFKLGQ; via the coding sequence TTGCGAATTATAGTCCAGAAATTTGGAGGGTCTTCAGTTGCTTCCCCAGCCCAGCGGCAACAGGTCGTTAAGAAGATAATTTCCGCGGTCCAGGAAGGATACTCTCCTGTAGTCGTAGTTTCGGCGATGGGACGCAAAGGTGATCCATACGCGACAGACACGTTTATTGGATTGGTAAAAGAGATTACCAGTGATTATCCAGCCCGAGAAATGGATATTCTTATGTCGTGCGGCGAAATCATTTCGGCAGCAGTAATGGTAGCTACTCTAAGGAAAATGGGTTACGAGAGTTGCTTATTAACCGGCCGTGACGCTGGCATTATCACTGACAAAAATTTTGGGGACGCCCGGATCATCAAAGTACTACCTCAGCGTATTTTTGAACTCCTCCAGGAGAAGAAAATCGTCGTTGTTACCGGCTTCCAGGGCGTCACAGAGGACGGAGATATTACTACGCTAGGCCGGGGGGGGAGCGATACAACGGCTTGTGCACTCGGGGTGGCGCTGGATGCAGAAGTTATTGATATTTATACCGATGTGGAAGGAATTATGACGGCGGATCCCCGAATTGTTGAAGACGCAAAGCTGCTCGACACCGTTACCTACAACGAGATCTGCCAGCTAGCGCATCAGGGGGCGAAAGTAATTCACCCGCGGGCAGTGGAAATTGCGATGCAGAAAAATATTCCGGTGCGAGTGCGGTCGACCTTCTCGGATCACCCGGGTACTCTGGTGAGTAACCTGGGTGGAGGCAATGAATTGGGGACTGACATCAGGAACGACCGGCTGGTCACCGGTATCACCCAGATTCCTAATATTACTCAAATCCGTATCTTGACGCGAGAAGTTTCTGAACCAGCAGGGCTGGAATTAAAAATTTTTAAAGCTATGGCGCTGGCAGGAATCAGCGTTGACTTTATCAACGTTACTCCCGAAGCAGTGTTGTTTACGGTCAAAGAGGAACAGGCAGAGAAAGCAGTGCAAATCTTGCAGAATATGAATTTTATACCCCAGGTTCGCCACGGTTGTGCTAAGGTCTCAGTAGTTGGGGCGGGCATGGCGGGCATTCCCGGCGTTATGGCGGCGATTGTCGAAGCACTTACTCGAGAAGGCATTCAAATCCTTCAGTCCTCGGATTCTCACACCACCATCTGGTGTCTGGTAGAGCGGGAGGACATGGAAAGGGCTGTCCGAGCTTTGCACCAGCAGTTTAAACTCGGTCAGTAA